In Eschrichtius robustus isolate mEscRob2 chromosome 2, mEscRob2.pri, whole genome shotgun sequence, a single window of DNA contains:
- the WIZ gene encoding protein Wiz isoform X7 translates to MDGPLAGGLAAPDRPRGPERLPGPAPREDIEGGAEVAEGEGCIFRSTHYLPVTKEGPRDILDGRGGISDGQPHPGLSEALPRATSATHRISSCCWDGGSLDFQPGSPAPHPLGHFPGPPDGRGPWEHPMVQEAGEGIPSERRFEDSVIIRTVKPHTELEGSRRFLYHQGESKLLEKVPRGRPRFDWLQDPEEQAPLQDAPLHLDLPPQLPPFTSFRTVLVPVEDTTKTLDVPVVGTGEHLADLEGLAQPSEWSLPRSASEVATQTWTVNSEASVERLQPLLPPIRTRPYLCELLEEVAEGVASPDEDEDEEPAVFPCIECSIYFKQKEHLLEHMSQHRRAPGQEPPAELAPLACGECGWAFADPGALEQHQQLHQASREKIIEEIQKLKQVPGDEGREARLQCPKCVFGTNSSKAFVQHAKLHMHEPQGQAAKEPFGGGSRAGSPSPDAASLTYQPYGDSLGLSACVFCGFPAPSESLLREHVRLVHAHWEEDGEASEEDPASRPGTSQDAYARFSDAADYFGKAEPLLAPMWQGNPAGYDPSLSFGPGCQQLGMRDFPLLKPLPHGSSQRPQGRPAFPSSLASAPYSLQASRSKSAVHPQGLSAQLGDQRHPWSEEEEEEDILLASEMDFSPENGVFAPSATPGLIPQSALELKQTFREALQTAEASRAQQQQLCGMVPVVLVAKLGPQVMAAAARAPPRLQPEELGLGGGHPLDFLLLDTPLGGPLGLDTLLDGDPAEALKHEERKCPYCPDRFHNGIGLANHVRGHLNRVGVSYNVRHFISAEEVKAIERRFSFQKKKKKVANFDPGTFSLMRCDFCGAGFDTRAGLSSHARAHLRDFGITNWELTVSPINILQELLATSAAERPPSPLCREPGVPPSGFLTSRRPRLPLAVPFPPTWAEDPGPAYGDGLGSEENAMVAMDLGSPLLPKKSLPVPGPLEQVANRLSSKVAAEVPHGSKQELPDLKAQSLTTCEVCGACFETRKGLSSHARSHLRQLGVAESESSGAPIDLLYELVKQKGLPDTPLGLPPGLTKKSSSPKEMVAGAPRPGLLALAKPLDAPAVNKAIKSPPGFSAKGLAHPPSSPLLKKASLALAGSPTPKNPEDKSPQLSLSPRPASPKAQWPQSEDEGPLNLTLDSDGGRELDCQLCGAWFETRKGLSSHARAHLRHLGVSDPDAKGSPIDVLHGLIRRDGVQIRLPPGRGTLALLGRPPPASAALSLLPPPPPATKAKLKAEGMASPWGKQDLSAAAAAGIFWASDVEPSPLNLSSGPEPARDIRCEFCGEFFENRKGLSSHARSHLRQMGVTEWYVNGSPIDTLREILKRRTQSRPGGHPNPSGPSPKALAKVVGSGGPGSSLEARSPADLHLSPLAKKLPPPPGSPLGHSPTASPPPTARKMFPGLSSPSLPKKLKPEQMRVEIKREMLPGALHGEPHPSEGPWVAPREDMTPLNLSSRAEPVRDIRCEFCGEFFENRKGLSSHARSHLRQMGVTEWSVNGSPIDTLREILKKKSKPCLIKKEPPAGDLAPALAEDGPLTVAPGPMQAPLPLAPMAGRPGKPGAGPAQVPRELSLAPITGAKPSATSYLSSVAAKRPLQEDRLLPAEVKAKTYIQTELPFKAKTLHEKTSHSSTEACCELCGLYFENRKALASHARAHLRQFGVTEWCVNGSPIETLSEWIKHRPQKVGAYRSYIQGGRPFTKKFRSAGHGRDGDKRPPLGLAPGGLAVVGRSAGCEPGLEAGRAADSGERPLAASPPGTMKAEEHQRQNINKFERRQARPPDSSAARGGEEANDLHQKLEEVRQPPPRVRPVPSLVPRPPQTSLVKFVGNIYTLKCRFCEVEFQGPLSIQEEWVRHLQRHILEMNFSKADPPPEEPQAPQAQTAAAEAP, encoded by the exons ATGGATGGGCCCCTGGCAGGCGGCCTGGCCGCCCCGGATCGTCCTCGAGGCCCCGAGAGACTGCCTGGCCCAGCTCCGAGGGAGGACATCGAAGGTGGGGCTGAGGTTGCTGAGGGGGAAGGTTGCATCTTCCGGTCCACCCATTACCTGCCTGTCACCAAGGAAGGCCCTCGAGACATTCTGGATGGCAGAGGTGGCATTTCTG ACGGGCAGCCCCATCCTGGCCTCAGCGAAGCCCTCCCCCGTGCCACCTCCGCCACCCATCGGATCAGCAGCTG CTGCTGGGATGGAGGCAGCCTGGACTTCCAGCCGGGCTCCCCAGCACCCCATCCCCTGGGCCACTTCCCTGGCCCCCCCGATGGCCGGGGGCCCTGGGAGCACCCCATGGTTCAGGAGGCCGGGGAGGGCATCCCATCTGAGCGGAGGTTCGAGGACTCGGTCATTATAAGAACCGTGAAGCCCCACACTGAGCTCGAGGGCTCTAGAAGGTTCTTGTACCATCAGGGTGAATCGAAGCTCTTGGAGAAGGTCCCCCGGGGCCGCCCCAGGTTCGACTGGCTCCAAGACCCAGAAGAGCAGGCCCCACTCCAGGATGCACCGCTGCACCTGGACCTGCCGCCCCAGCTGCCACCCTTCACCTCCTTCCGGACAGTGCTCGTGCCGGTAGAAGATACCACTAAGACGTTGGATGTGCCAGTGGTGGGCACCGGAGAACACCTGGCAGACCTGGAGGGCCTGGCCCAGCCGTCCGAGTGGAGCCTGCCCAGGTCGGCCTCAGAGGTGGCCACACAGACCTGGACGGTGAACTCAGAGGCATCTGTGGAGCGGCTGCAGCCACTGCTACCCCCCATCCGGACAAGGCCCTATCTGTGTGAACTGCTGGAGGAAGTGGCCGAGGGGGTGGCCAGCCCAGACGAGGATGAGGACGAGGAGCCAGCTGTGTTCCCGTGCATCGAGTGCAGCATCTACTTCAAGCAGAAGGAGCACCTCCTGGAGCATATGAGCCAGCACCGCCGAGCCCCGGGCCAAGAGCCCCCGGCCGAGTTGGCCCCCCTGGCCTGTGGCGAGTGTGGCTGGGCCTTCGCTGACCCTGGCGCCCTTGAGCAGCACCAGCAGCTGCACCAGGCCTCCCGGGAGAAGATTATCGAGGAGATCCAGAAGCTGAAGCAGGTCCCAGGCGACGAGGGCCGGGAGGCACGGCTGCAGTGCCCCAAGTGTGTCTTTGGCACCAATTCCTCCAAGGCCTTTGTGCAGCATGCCAAGCTGCACATGCATGAGCCACAAGGCCAGGCTGCAAAGGAGCCCTTCGGGGGCGGCAGCAGGGCTGGCAGCCCAAGCCCCGATGCCGCCTCCCTCACCTATCAACCCTACGGAGATTCCTTGGGCCTCAGTGCCTGTGTTTTCTGTGGCTTCCCCGCGCCCAGCGAGAGCCTGCTCAGGGAGCACGTGAGGCTTGTGCATGCGCACTGGGAGGAGGATGGTGAGGCTTCTGAGGAGGACCCTGCCAGCCGGCCCGGCACCAGCCAGGATGCTTATGCCCGATTCTCTGATGCCGCTGACTACTTTGGCAAAGCTGAGCCGCTCTTGGCCCCCATGTGGCAGGGGAACCCTGCTGGATACGACCCCAGCCTGTCCTTTGGCCCTGGCTGCCAGCAGCTGGGCATGAGGGATTTCCCACTGTTAAAGCCACTCCCACATGGCTCGAGCCAGAGGCCCCAGGGAAGGCCAGCCTTTCCCTCGTCACTAGCATCTGCCCCCTACTCCTTacaggccagtagaagcaagagtGCTGTCCACCCACAGGGGCTCTCAGCCCAACTGGGGGACCAGAGGCACCCTTGGAgcgaagaggaggaggaggaggacataCTGCTGGCCTCGGAAATGGACTTTTCCCCCGAAAATGGAGTCTTTGCACCATCAGCCACCCCCGGCCTCATCCCACAGTCAGCCCTGGAGCTCAAGCAGACATTCCGAGAAGCCCTGCAGACAGCTGAAGCCTCACGGGCACAGCAGCAGCAACTCTGTGGGATGGTGCCGGTTGTTCTGGTGGCGAAGCTCGGGCCGCAAGTCATGGCTGCGGCAGCCAGGGCCCCCCCGAGGCTGCAGCCtgaggagctggggctggggggtggccACCCCCTGGACTTCCTGCTCCTGGACACACCACTGGGTGGCCCTCTGGGGTTGGACACGCTCCTGGATGGGGACCCAGCAGAGGCACTGAAGCATGAGGAGCGGAAATGCCCCTACTGCCCAGATCGCTTCCACAATGGCATCGGCTTGGCCAACCACGTTCGGGGCCACCTGAACCGCGTGGGCGTCAGCTACAACGTGCGGCATTTCATCTCCGCCGAGGAGGTGAAGGCCATCGAGCGCAGGTTCtccttccagaagaagaagaaaaaag tggCTAACTTCGACCCGGGCACCTTCAGCCTGATGCGCTGTGACTTCTGCGGGGCCGGCTTTGACACTCGTGCTGGCCTCTCCAGCCACGCCCGGGCCCACCTGCGTGACTTTGGTATCACCAACTGGGAGCTCACTGTCTCACCCATCAACATCCTGCAAGAGCTGCTGGCCACCTCAGCTGCTGAGCGGCCCCCCAGCCCCCTGTGTCGTGAACCTGGGGTACCGCCTAGTGGCTTCCTGACCTCCCGCCGGCCCCGCTTACCTCTTGCAGTGCCCTTCCCACCCACCTGGGCTGAGGACCCTGGGCCAGCCTACGGAGATG GCCTGGGTTCTGAGGAAAACGCAATGGTGGCCATGGACTTGGGCTCCCCCCTGCTCCCCAAGAAGAGCCTGCCAGTCCCTGGGCCCCTGGAGCAGGTGGCCAATCGGCTGAGCAGCAAAGTGGCTGCAGAGGTTCCTCATGGCAGTAAGCAGGAGCTGCCGGACCTCAAGG CCCAGAGCCTGACCACCTGCGAGGTCTGTGGTGCCTGCTTTGAGACACGCAAGGGCCTGTCCAGCCACGCGCGCTCCCACCTGCGGCAGCTTGGGGTGGCTGAGTCGGAGAGCAGCGGTGCCCCCATCGACCTCCTCTACGAGCTCGTGAAGCAGAAGGGCCTGCCCGACACACCCCTTGGGCTGCCCCCGGGCCTGACTAAGAAGTCCAGCTCGCCGAAGGAAATGGTTGCTGGAGCCCCACGACCCGGCCTGCTCGCCCTGGCCAAGCCCCTCGATGCCCCTGCTGTCAACAAGGCCATCAAGTCACCTCCCGGCTTCTCGGCCAAGGGCCTGGCCCACCCGCCCAGCTCCCCACTCCTCAAGAAGGCATCACTGGCCCTGGCGGGCTCCCCTACCCCCAAGAATCCTGAGGACAAGAGCCCCCAGCTGTCCCTGAGCCCCCGGCCGGCCTCCCCAAAGGCACAGTGGCCCCAGTCTGAGGACGAGGGGCCCCTGAACCTCA CTTTAGATAGTGACGGGGGCAGAGAGCTGGACTGCCAGCTGTGCGGTGCCTGGTTTGAGACCCGCAAGGGCCTGTCCAGCCACGCCCGCGCCCACCTGCGCCACCTGGGCGTCAGCGACCCGGACGCCAAGGGATCCCCCATAGACGTGCTCCACGGGCTCATCAGGAGGGACGGCGTCCAGATCCGCCTCCCACCCGGGCGTGGCACCCTGGCCCTGCTGGGGCGGCCTCCTCCCGCCTCTGCGGCCCTCTCCTTGCTCCCCCCCCCACCGCCGGCCACGAAGGCCAAGCTGAAGGCCGAGGGTATGGCCAGCCCCTGGGGGAAGCAGGACCTCTCAGCCGCCGCAGCCGCTGGCATTTTCTGGGCCTCTGATGTGGAGCCGTCTCCTCTCAACCTCT CTTCAGGCCCAGAGCCGGCACGTGACATCCGCTGCGAGTTCTGTGGCGAGTTCTTCGAGAACCGAAAGGGCCTGTCGAGCCATGCACGCTCGCACCTGCGGCAGATGGGCGTGACCGAGTGGTACGTCAACGGCTCACCCATCGACACGCTGCGGGAGATCCTCAAGAGACGGACCCAGTCCCGGCCTGGCGGACACCCCAACCCGTCAGGGCCTAGCCCAAAAGCCCTGGCCAAGGTGGTGGGCAGCGGAGGTCCTGGCAGCTCACTGGAAGCCCGCAGCCCCGCGGACCTTCATCTCTCACCCCTGGCCAAGAAGTTGCCGCCGCCACCAGGCAGCCCCCTGGGCCACTCACCGactgcctctcctcctcccacGGCCCGGAAGATGTTCCCAGGCCTCTCCTCACCCTCCCTGCCCAAGAAGCTGAAGCCTGAACAAATGCGGGTGGAGATCAAGCGGGAGATGCTGCCGGGGGCCCTTCATGGGGAGCCGCACCCATCCGAGGGTCCCTGGGTGGCACCTCGGGAAGACATGACCCCCTTGAACCTGT CGTCCCGGGCAGAGCCAGTACGTGACATCCGCTGTGAGTTCTGTGGCGAGTTCTTCGAGAACCGAAAGGGCCTGTCGAGCCATGCACGCTCGCACCTGCGGCAGATGGGTGTGACCGAGTGGTCTGTCAACGGCTCACCCATCGACACGCTGCGGGAGATCCTCAAGAAGAAATCTAAACCATGCCTCATCAAGAAGGAGCCGCCGGCCGGAGACCTGGCCCCTGCCTTGGCTGAGGATGGGCCCCTCACAGTGGCCCCTGGGCCCATGCAAGCCCCTTTGCCGCTGGCGCCAATGGCTGGCCGGCCAGGCAAACCAGGAGCTGGGCCAGCCCAGGTTCCCCGCGAGCTCAGCCTGGCACCCATCACTGGTGCCAAGCCTTCAGCCACCAGCTACCTGAGCTCAGTGGCAGCCAAGCGGCCCCTGCAGGAGGACCGCCTCCTCCCAGCAGAGGTCAAGGCCAAGACCTACATCCAGACTGAACTGCCCTTCAAGGCAAAGACCCTCCATGAGAAGACCTCCCACTCCT CCACTGAGGCCTGCTGCGAGCTGTGTGGCCTTTACTTCGAAAACCGCAAGGCCCTGGCCAGTCATGCACGGGCGCACCTGCGGCAGTTCGGCGTGACCGAGTGGTGTGTGAACGGCTCACCCATCGAGACACTGAGTGAGTGGATCAAGCACCGGCCCCAGAAGGTGGGCGCCTACCGCAGCTACATCCAGGGTGGCCGTCCCTTCACCAAGAAGTTTCGCAGTGCCGGCCATGGCCGCGATGGCGACAAGCGGCCGCCCCTGGGGCTGGCACCCGGGGGCCTGGCCGTGGTGGGCCGCAGTGCCGGGTGTGAGCCAGGGCTCGAGGCTGGCCGGGCAGCTGACAGTGGTGAGCGGCCTCTGGCAGCCAGCCCGCCAGGCACTATGAAGGCTGAGGAGCACCAGCGGCAGAACATCAACA AATTTGAGCGCCGACAAGCCCGCCCTCCAGACTCCTCTGCGGCCCGGGGTGGTGAGGAGGCCAATGACCTGcaccagaagctggaggaggtGCGGCAGCCTCCGCCCCGGGTCCGGCCAGTCCCCTCCCTGGTGCCCCGGCCCCCTCAGACATCACTCGTCAAGTTCGTTGGCAACATCTACACCCTCAAGTGCAG GTTCTGTGAGGTGGAATTCCAGGGGCCCCTCTCCATCCAGGAGGAGTGGGTGCGGCACTTACAGCGGCACATCCTGGAGATGAATTTCTCCAAAGCGGACCCTCCGCCCGAGGAGCCCCAGGCCCCACAGGCACAGACAGCGGCAGCAGAGGCGCCCTAA
- the WIZ gene encoding protein Wiz isoform X1, with protein MDGPLAGGLAAPDRPRGPERLPGPAPREDIEGGAEVAEGEGCIFRSTHYLPVTKEGPRDILDGRGGISDGQPHPGLSEALPRATSATHRISSCCWDGGSLDFQPGSPAPHPLGHFPGPPDGRGPWEHPMVQEAGEGIPSERRFEDSVIIRTVKPHTELEGSRRFLYHQGESKLLEKVPRGRPRFDWLQDPEEQAPLQDAPLHLDLPPQLPPFTSFRTVLVPVEDTTKTLDVPVVGTGEHLADLEGLAQPSEWSLPRSASEVATQTWTVNSEASVERLQPLLPPIRTRPYLCELLEEVAEGVASPDEDEDEEPAVFPCIECSIYFKQKEHLLEHMSQHRRAPGQEPPAELAPLACGECGWAFADPGALEQHQQLHQASREKIIEEIQKLKQVPGDEGREARLQCPKCVFGTNSSKAFVQHAKLHMHEPQGQAAKEPFGGGSRAGSPSPDAASLTYQPYGDSLGLSACVFCGFPAPSESLLREHVRLVHAHWEEDGEASEEDPASRPGTSQDAYARFSDAADYFGKAEPLLAPMWQGNPAGYDPSLSFGPGCQQLGMRDFPLLKPLPHGSSQRPQGRPAFPSSLASAPYSLQASRSKSAVHPQGLSAQLGDQRHPWSEEEEEEDILLASEMDFSPENGVFAPSATPGLIPQSALELKQTFREALQTAEASRAQQQQLCGMVPVVLVAKLGPQVMAAAARAPPRLQPEELGLGGGHPLDFLLLDTPLGGPLGLDTLLDGDPAEALKHEERKCPYCPDRFHNGIGLANHVRGHLNRVGVSYNVRHFISAEEVKAIERRFSFQKKKKKVANFDPGTFSLMRCDFCGAGFDTRAGLSSHARAHLRDFGITNWELTVSPINILQELLATSAAERPPSPLCREPGVPPSGFLTSRRPRLPLAVPFPPTWAEDPGPAYGDAQSLTTCEVCGACFETRKGLSSHARSHLRQLGVAESESSGAPIDLLYELVKQKGLPDTPLGLPPGLTKKSSSPKEMVAGAPRPGLLALAKPLDAPAVNKAIKSPPGFSAKGLAHPPSSPLLKKASLALAGSPTPKNPEDKSPQLSLSPRPASPKAQWPQSEDEGPLNLTLDSDGGRELDCQLCGAWFETRKGLSSHARAHLRHLGVSDPDAKGSPIDVLHGLIRRDGVQIRLPPGRGTLALLGRPPPASAALSLLPPPPPATKAKLKAEGMASPWGKQDLSAAAAAGIFWASDVEPSPLNLSSGPEPARDIRCEFCGEFFENRKGLSSHARSHLRQMGVTEWYVNGSPIDTLREILKRRTQSRPGGHPNPSGPSPKALAKVVGSGGPGSSLEARSPADLHLSPLAKKLPPPPGSPLGHSPTASPPPTARKMFPGLSSPSLPKKLKPEQMRVEIKREMLPGALHGEPHPSEGPWVAPREDMTPLNLSSRAEPVRDIRCEFCGEFFENRKGLSSHARSHLRQMGVTEWSVNGSPIDTLREILKKKSKPCLIKKEPPAGDLAPALAEDGPLTVAPGPMQAPLPLAPMAGRPGKPGAGPAQVPRELSLAPITGAKPSATSYLSSVAAKRPLQEDRLLPAEVKAKTYIQTELPFKAKTLHEKTSHSSTEACCELCGLYFENRKALASHARAHLRQFGVTEWCVNGSPIETLSEWIKHRPQKVGAYRSYIQGGRPFTKKFRSAGHGRDGDKRPPLGLAPGGLAVVGRSAGCEPGLEAGRAADSGERPLAASPPGTMKAEEHQRQNINKFERRQARPPDSSAARGGEEANDLHQKLEEVRQPPPRVRPVPSLVPRPPQTSLVKFVGNIYTLKCRFCEVEFQGPLSIQEEWVRHLQRHILEMNFSKADPPPEEPQAPQAQTAAAEAP; from the exons ATGGATGGGCCCCTGGCAGGCGGCCTGGCCGCCCCGGATCGTCCTCGAGGCCCCGAGAGACTGCCTGGCCCAGCTCCGAGGGAGGACATCGAAGGTGGGGCTGAGGTTGCTGAGGGGGAAGGTTGCATCTTCCGGTCCACCCATTACCTGCCTGTCACCAAGGAAGGCCCTCGAGACATTCTGGATGGCAGAGGTGGCATTTCTG ACGGGCAGCCCCATCCTGGCCTCAGCGAAGCCCTCCCCCGTGCCACCTCCGCCACCCATCGGATCAGCAGCTG CTGCTGGGATGGAGGCAGCCTGGACTTCCAGCCGGGCTCCCCAGCACCCCATCCCCTGGGCCACTTCCCTGGCCCCCCCGATGGCCGGGGGCCCTGGGAGCACCCCATGGTTCAGGAGGCCGGGGAGGGCATCCCATCTGAGCGGAGGTTCGAGGACTCGGTCATTATAAGAACCGTGAAGCCCCACACTGAGCTCGAGGGCTCTAGAAGGTTCTTGTACCATCAGGGTGAATCGAAGCTCTTGGAGAAGGTCCCCCGGGGCCGCCCCAGGTTCGACTGGCTCCAAGACCCAGAAGAGCAGGCCCCACTCCAGGATGCACCGCTGCACCTGGACCTGCCGCCCCAGCTGCCACCCTTCACCTCCTTCCGGACAGTGCTCGTGCCGGTAGAAGATACCACTAAGACGTTGGATGTGCCAGTGGTGGGCACCGGAGAACACCTGGCAGACCTGGAGGGCCTGGCCCAGCCGTCCGAGTGGAGCCTGCCCAGGTCGGCCTCAGAGGTGGCCACACAGACCTGGACGGTGAACTCAGAGGCATCTGTGGAGCGGCTGCAGCCACTGCTACCCCCCATCCGGACAAGGCCCTATCTGTGTGAACTGCTGGAGGAAGTGGCCGAGGGGGTGGCCAGCCCAGACGAGGATGAGGACGAGGAGCCAGCTGTGTTCCCGTGCATCGAGTGCAGCATCTACTTCAAGCAGAAGGAGCACCTCCTGGAGCATATGAGCCAGCACCGCCGAGCCCCGGGCCAAGAGCCCCCGGCCGAGTTGGCCCCCCTGGCCTGTGGCGAGTGTGGCTGGGCCTTCGCTGACCCTGGCGCCCTTGAGCAGCACCAGCAGCTGCACCAGGCCTCCCGGGAGAAGATTATCGAGGAGATCCAGAAGCTGAAGCAGGTCCCAGGCGACGAGGGCCGGGAGGCACGGCTGCAGTGCCCCAAGTGTGTCTTTGGCACCAATTCCTCCAAGGCCTTTGTGCAGCATGCCAAGCTGCACATGCATGAGCCACAAGGCCAGGCTGCAAAGGAGCCCTTCGGGGGCGGCAGCAGGGCTGGCAGCCCAAGCCCCGATGCCGCCTCCCTCACCTATCAACCCTACGGAGATTCCTTGGGCCTCAGTGCCTGTGTTTTCTGTGGCTTCCCCGCGCCCAGCGAGAGCCTGCTCAGGGAGCACGTGAGGCTTGTGCATGCGCACTGGGAGGAGGATGGTGAGGCTTCTGAGGAGGACCCTGCCAGCCGGCCCGGCACCAGCCAGGATGCTTATGCCCGATTCTCTGATGCCGCTGACTACTTTGGCAAAGCTGAGCCGCTCTTGGCCCCCATGTGGCAGGGGAACCCTGCTGGATACGACCCCAGCCTGTCCTTTGGCCCTGGCTGCCAGCAGCTGGGCATGAGGGATTTCCCACTGTTAAAGCCACTCCCACATGGCTCGAGCCAGAGGCCCCAGGGAAGGCCAGCCTTTCCCTCGTCACTAGCATCTGCCCCCTACTCCTTacaggccagtagaagcaagagtGCTGTCCACCCACAGGGGCTCTCAGCCCAACTGGGGGACCAGAGGCACCCTTGGAgcgaagaggaggaggaggaggacataCTGCTGGCCTCGGAAATGGACTTTTCCCCCGAAAATGGAGTCTTTGCACCATCAGCCACCCCCGGCCTCATCCCACAGTCAGCCCTGGAGCTCAAGCAGACATTCCGAGAAGCCCTGCAGACAGCTGAAGCCTCACGGGCACAGCAGCAGCAACTCTGTGGGATGGTGCCGGTTGTTCTGGTGGCGAAGCTCGGGCCGCAAGTCATGGCTGCGGCAGCCAGGGCCCCCCCGAGGCTGCAGCCtgaggagctggggctggggggtggccACCCCCTGGACTTCCTGCTCCTGGACACACCACTGGGTGGCCCTCTGGGGTTGGACACGCTCCTGGATGGGGACCCAGCAGAGGCACTGAAGCATGAGGAGCGGAAATGCCCCTACTGCCCAGATCGCTTCCACAATGGCATCGGCTTGGCCAACCACGTTCGGGGCCACCTGAACCGCGTGGGCGTCAGCTACAACGTGCGGCATTTCATCTCCGCCGAGGAGGTGAAGGCCATCGAGCGCAGGTTCtccttccagaagaagaagaaaaaag tggCTAACTTCGACCCGGGCACCTTCAGCCTGATGCGCTGTGACTTCTGCGGGGCCGGCTTTGACACTCGTGCTGGCCTCTCCAGCCACGCCCGGGCCCACCTGCGTGACTTTGGTATCACCAACTGGGAGCTCACTGTCTCACCCATCAACATCCTGCAAGAGCTGCTGGCCACCTCAGCTGCTGAGCGGCCCCCCAGCCCCCTGTGTCGTGAACCTGGGGTACCGCCTAGTGGCTTCCTGACCTCCCGCCGGCCCCGCTTACCTCTTGCAGTGCCCTTCCCACCCACCTGGGCTGAGGACCCTGGGCCAGCCTACGGAGATG CCCAGAGCCTGACCACCTGCGAGGTCTGTGGTGCCTGCTTTGAGACACGCAAGGGCCTGTCCAGCCACGCGCGCTCCCACCTGCGGCAGCTTGGGGTGGCTGAGTCGGAGAGCAGCGGTGCCCCCATCGACCTCCTCTACGAGCTCGTGAAGCAGAAGGGCCTGCCCGACACACCCCTTGGGCTGCCCCCGGGCCTGACTAAGAAGTCCAGCTCGCCGAAGGAAATGGTTGCTGGAGCCCCACGACCCGGCCTGCTCGCCCTGGCCAAGCCCCTCGATGCCCCTGCTGTCAACAAGGCCATCAAGTCACCTCCCGGCTTCTCGGCCAAGGGCCTGGCCCACCCGCCCAGCTCCCCACTCCTCAAGAAGGCATCACTGGCCCTGGCGGGCTCCCCTACCCCCAAGAATCCTGAGGACAAGAGCCCCCAGCTGTCCCTGAGCCCCCGGCCGGCCTCCCCAAAGGCACAGTGGCCCCAGTCTGAGGACGAGGGGCCCCTGAACCTCA CTTTAGATAGTGACGGGGGCAGAGAGCTGGACTGCCAGCTGTGCGGTGCCTGGTTTGAGACCCGCAAGGGCCTGTCCAGCCACGCCCGCGCCCACCTGCGCCACCTGGGCGTCAGCGACCCGGACGCCAAGGGATCCCCCATAGACGTGCTCCACGGGCTCATCAGGAGGGACGGCGTCCAGATCCGCCTCCCACCCGGGCGTGGCACCCTGGCCCTGCTGGGGCGGCCTCCTCCCGCCTCTGCGGCCCTCTCCTTGCTCCCCCCCCCACCGCCGGCCACGAAGGCCAAGCTGAAGGCCGAGGGTATGGCCAGCCCCTGGGGGAAGCAGGACCTCTCAGCCGCCGCAGCCGCTGGCATTTTCTGGGCCTCTGATGTGGAGCCGTCTCCTCTCAACCTCT CTTCAGGCCCAGAGCCGGCACGTGACATCCGCTGCGAGTTCTGTGGCGAGTTCTTCGAGAACCGAAAGGGCCTGTCGAGCCATGCACGCTCGCACCTGCGGCAGATGGGCGTGACCGAGTGGTACGTCAACGGCTCACCCATCGACACGCTGCGGGAGATCCTCAAGAGACGGACCCAGTCCCGGCCTGGCGGACACCCCAACCCGTCAGGGCCTAGCCCAAAAGCCCTGGCCAAGGTGGTGGGCAGCGGAGGTCCTGGCAGCTCACTGGAAGCCCGCAGCCCCGCGGACCTTCATCTCTCACCCCTGGCCAAGAAGTTGCCGCCGCCACCAGGCAGCCCCCTGGGCCACTCACCGactgcctctcctcctcccacGGCCCGGAAGATGTTCCCAGGCCTCTCCTCACCCTCCCTGCCCAAGAAGCTGAAGCCTGAACAAATGCGGGTGGAGATCAAGCGGGAGATGCTGCCGGGGGCCCTTCATGGGGAGCCGCACCCATCCGAGGGTCCCTGGGTGGCACCTCGGGAAGACATGACCCCCTTGAACCTGT CGTCCCGGGCAGAGCCAGTACGTGACATCCGCTGTGAGTTCTGTGGCGAGTTCTTCGAGAACCGAAAGGGCCTGTCGAGCCATGCACGCTCGCACCTGCGGCAGATGGGTGTGACCGAGTGGTCTGTCAACGGCTCACCCATCGACACGCTGCGGGAGATCCTCAAGAAGAAATCTAAACCATGCCTCATCAAGAAGGAGCCGCCGGCCGGAGACCTGGCCCCTGCCTTGGCTGAGGATGGGCCCCTCACAGTGGCCCCTGGGCCCATGCAAGCCCCTTTGCCGCTGGCGCCAATGGCTGGCCGGCCAGGCAAACCAGGAGCTGGGCCAGCCCAGGTTCCCCGCGAGCTCAGCCTGGCACCCATCACTGGTGCCAAGCCTTCAGCCACCAGCTACCTGAGCTCAGTGGCAGCCAAGCGGCCCCTGCAGGAGGACCGCCTCCTCCCAGCAGAGGTCAAGGCCAAGACCTACATCCAGACTGAACTGCCCTTCAAGGCAAAGACCCTCCATGAGAAGACCTCCCACTCCT CCACTGAGGCCTGCTGCGAGCTGTGTGGCCTTTACTTCGAAAACCGCAAGGCCCTGGCCAGTCATGCACGGGCGCACCTGCGGCAGTTCGGCGTGACCGAGTGGTGTGTGAACGGCTCACCCATCGAGACACTGAGTGAGTGGATCAAGCACCGGCCCCAGAAGGTGGGCGCCTACCGCAGCTACATCCAGGGTGGCCGTCCCTTCACCAAGAAGTTTCGCAGTGCCGGCCATGGCCGCGATGGCGACAAGCGGCCGCCCCTGGGGCTGGCACCCGGGGGCCTGGCCGTGGTGGGCCGCAGTGCCGGGTGTGAGCCAGGGCTCGAGGCTGGCCGGGCAGCTGACAGTGGTGAGCGGCCTCTGGCAGCCAGCCCGCCAGGCACTATGAAGGCTGAGGAGCACCAGCGGCAGAACATCAACA AATTTGAGCGCCGACAAGCCCGCCCTCCAGACTCCTCTGCGGCCCGGGGTGGTGAGGAGGCCAATGACCTGcaccagaagctggaggaggtGCGGCAGCCTCCGCCCCGGGTCCGGCCAGTCCCCTCCCTGGTGCCCCGGCCCCCTCAGACATCACTCGTCAAGTTCGTTGGCAACATCTACACCCTCAAGTGCAG GTTCTGTGAGGTGGAATTCCAGGGGCCCCTCTCCATCCAGGAGGAGTGGGTGCGGCACTTACAGCGGCACATCCTGGAGATGAATTTCTCCAAAGCGGACCCTCCGCCCGAGGAGCCCCAGGCCCCACAGGCACAGACAGCGGCAGCAGAGGCGCCCTAA